One genomic region from Vibrio sp. STUT-A11 encodes:
- a CDS encoding IS110 family transposase has translation MAVTVLGIDLAKNVFALHGVDHKGNTILCKPKVSRAKLLETVANMPPCLIGMEACSSAHFWARLFKNVGHEVRLIAPKFVSPYRLSGKAGKNDAADAQSICEAVQRPHMRFVSIKSEEQQSIQCLHRARQGLNEERTAVCNRIRGLLAEFGVIAPLSPERLRNEFESMKVHLPTLAATCMDELFLHIDNIERRLLKFDRLIKETAEQDERCRLLMQLKGVGPMTASALVSAISDGKEFRNGRQLAAWLGLTPSQYSSGGKPKLGRITKAGDNYIRSLLVQGARSMMASAGRKDDPLSKWVCDVKDRRGYWRAAIALAAKNARHC, from the coding sequence ATGGCTGTGACTGTATTAGGTATCGACCTAGCAAAAAATGTGTTCGCATTGCATGGTGTTGACCACAAAGGCAATACCATTTTATGCAAACCCAAAGTAAGTCGGGCCAAGCTGTTAGAAACGGTAGCCAATATGCCACCGTGTCTGATTGGAATGGAAGCATGTAGCAGCGCTCATTTTTGGGCCCGATTATTCAAAAATGTCGGCCACGAAGTTCGCCTCATCGCTCCTAAGTTTGTCTCTCCTTATCGACTGTCTGGCAAAGCAGGGAAAAATGATGCTGCTGATGCTCAATCTATCTGTGAAGCAGTTCAACGTCCTCATATGCGATTTGTTAGCATCAAGTCAGAAGAGCAGCAATCGATTCAATGTTTGCACCGAGCTAGGCAGGGCCTAAATGAAGAAAGGACGGCAGTATGCAACCGCATTCGTGGTTTGCTCGCTGAGTTTGGTGTGATTGCTCCTTTATCACCGGAGCGATTGCGTAACGAGTTCGAGAGCATGAAGGTTCACCTTCCAACCTTAGCCGCAACTTGCATGGATGAATTATTTCTTCATATAGACAACATTGAGCGCAGGCTTTTAAAGTTCGACCGACTGATTAAAGAGACGGCAGAGCAAGATGAACGATGCCGACTATTGATGCAACTAAAGGGGGTTGGACCTATGACAGCCAGTGCTCTAGTATCAGCGATCTCTGACGGAAAAGAGTTTCGTAATGGCCGTCAATTGGCGGCCTGGTTGGGTTTAACGCCTTCTCAATACAGCAGCGGAGGGAAACCAAAATTAGGGCGAATTACTAAAGCTGGTGACAACTATATTCGTAGTCTGCTTGTGCAGGGGGCGCGTTCAATGATGGCTAGCGCCGGACGAAAAGACGATCCGCTCAGTAAGTGGGTCTGTGATGTCAAAGATCGCCGTGGTTACTGGCGAGCCGCTATTGCTTTAGCTGCAAAAAATGCACGACACTGTTGA
- a CDS encoding porin has translation MNIKPLAIAISVLFTGAAAAGEIYKSDENTVELSGWAKGIAIYVNADDKKKEPHVFTDAHLKVKGTHQLSEDAKLIGSFAINAGDSVTKANRNAEFADIKLEFDHTTYGNFSFGDTGNSFGAVEKAKQGEGSNLYIIGQGGVDGQGIRYKKTINDLEFSANYETDSDSDNEANFATSLNYKVDDFSAAVAYGSDGDKANSVGLAGDVTLGDFKFGAAFISFENAASLKASDSVELKLESPNDGQTYSVAAAYTFDCFKVYGSLQYADGDLQGTGSEAQWNENVL, from the coding sequence ATGAACATCAAACCTTTAGCTATTGCAATTTCTGTTCTATTCACTGGTGCGGCAGCAGCTGGCGAAATCTACAAATCAGACGAAAACACAGTTGAACTATCTGGTTGGGCAAAAGGTATCGCAATTTACGTTAATGCTGATGATAAAAAGAAAGAACCACACGTATTTACAGATGCACACCTAAAAGTTAAAGGTACGCATCAATTAAGTGAAGATGCGAAACTAATCGGTTCTTTCGCAATTAATGCTGGCGACAGTGTGACAAAAGCAAACCGTAATGCAGAATTCGCTGATATTAAATTAGAATTTGACCACACTACTTACGGTAATTTCTCTTTCGGTGATACTGGTAACTCATTCGGTGCAGTTGAAAAAGCGAAACAAGGTGAAGGTTCTAACCTATACATCATCGGTCAAGGTGGTGTAGATGGCCAAGGTATCCGATACAAGAAAACAATCAACGATCTTGAGTTTTCTGCAAACTACGAAACTGACAGCGATTCAGACAACGAAGCAAACTTTGCTACATCTCTAAACTACAAAGTAGACGATTTCTCTGCGGCGGTAGCTTATGGTTCTGACGGCGACAAAGCGAACTCTGTCGGTTTAGCTGGTGATGTAACACTGGGTGATTTCAAATTTGGCGCAGCATTCATTTCTTTCGAAAACGCAGCGAGCTTGAAAGCAAGCGACAGTGTAGAACTTAAGCTTGAATCTCCAAACGATGGTCAAACTTACTCTGTAGCTGCAGCGTACACATTTGACTGTTTCAAAGTTTACGGTTCACTTCAATACGCAGACGGTGATTTACAAGGTACGGGGTCTGAAGCCCAATGGAACGAAAACGTACTATAA
- the araH gene encoding L-arabinose ABC transporter permease AraH, translated as MSTSSPTKALESAPETGGFSFAKTWDKFGMLMVFAGLFLLCCLFVPYFATFINMKGLGLAISMSGMVACAMLFCLACGDLDLSVASVIACSGVVTAVAINATSSVVLGVGAGLLSGVAFGLLNGFVIAKLQINALITTLATMQIARGLGYIISDGKAVGITEESFFALGNSSFIGIPTPIWLTIITFAVFTFLLNRTVYGRNTLAIGGNEEAARLAGVNVVKTKMMIYTISGFMAALAGVILAARMTSGQPMTSVGFELVVISACVLGGVSLKGGIGKVSYVIAGVLILGTVENAMNLLNMSPFAQYVVRGLILLAAVIFDRYKQTAKA; from the coding sequence ATGTCTACTTCTAGCCCTACAAAAGCTCTAGAGTCAGCACCTGAAACTGGTGGCTTCAGCTTCGCAAAAACCTGGGATAAGTTCGGAATGCTTATGGTGTTTGCAGGACTCTTTTTACTCTGCTGCCTATTTGTTCCTTACTTTGCAACTTTCATCAATATGAAAGGCTTAGGCCTGGCCATCTCAATGAGTGGTATGGTGGCATGTGCCATGCTGTTCTGTCTTGCGTGTGGTGACCTTGACCTTTCTGTTGCTTCAGTCATTGCATGTTCAGGTGTTGTTACCGCTGTAGCTATCAACGCGACCAGCAGCGTCGTTCTGGGTGTGGGTGCAGGCCTACTTTCTGGTGTGGCATTTGGTCTGTTAAACGGCTTTGTTATCGCCAAGCTGCAAATCAACGCACTAATTACGACACTTGCGACGATGCAGATTGCTCGCGGTCTAGGCTACATCATTTCTGACGGTAAAGCGGTAGGTATCACAGAAGAGAGCTTCTTCGCGTTAGGTAACTCTTCTTTCATCGGTATCCCGACTCCAATTTGGCTAACAATCATTACATTCGCTGTCTTTACGTTTTTACTGAACCGTACCGTTTATGGCCGTAATACACTGGCGATTGGTGGCAACGAAGAAGCGGCACGTCTGGCTGGGGTAAACGTTGTAAAAACTAAGATGATGATCTACACCATCTCTGGCTTCATGGCAGCACTTGCTGGTGTTATTCTGGCTGCACGTATGACTTCAGGCCAGCCAATGACTTCTGTTGGTTTTGAACTGGTGGTTATCTCTGCTTGTGTATTGGGGGGCGTATCTCTGAAAGGTGGTATCGGTAAAGTTTCTTACGTTATCGCTGGTGTGCTAATTCTGGGTACCGTAGAAAACGCGATGAACCTATTGAACATGTCTCCGTTTGCTCAATACGTTGTTCGTGGCTTAATTCTACTAGCCGCTGTTATCTTTGACCGCTACAAACAGACAGCAAAAGCATAA
- the araG gene encoding L-arabinose ABC transporter ATP-binding protein AraG: MAKSPSYIEFRNISKHFPGVKALNNVSFRADAGSVHALMGENGAGKSTLLKTLSGFHTPTEGHIAIDGKEVALNSTNDALEHGIAIIYQELNLVPELTVAENIYLGQLPTKGGRVDTETLNKNARVQLERLGETFDPSCQLKELSIGQWQMVEIAKALSRNAQIIAFDEPTSSLSQREIKNLFKVIRELRDAGKIIMYVSHRMEEIFDLCDALTIFKDGQHVQSFTDLSQLTNDRLVELMVGREISDIFNYRPREHGKSGLRLENFEGPGLTAPVSLDVKQGEVLGLFGLVGAGRTELTRLIFGADKKTAGDLYLHDVKIGVRNPQEAIRHGITLCSEDRKADGIVPIMSVQENTNISARPWHLKLKSLIDFDWEKNNAAKQKEALNVKASSLEQPIGKLSGGNQQKVILGRWLSTAMSVILLDEPTRGIDVGAKSEIYELIFKLAENGVTVLVVSSDLPEVLGISDRVLVMKDGEVTGELQRDEFNEQTALRLAMLDKEDSAAA; encoded by the coding sequence ATGGCGAAGTCCCCCTCTTACATAGAGTTTCGAAATATCTCGAAGCACTTCCCTGGTGTTAAGGCATTGAACAACGTGAGTTTCCGCGCCGATGCGGGCAGTGTTCACGCTTTGATGGGTGAAAATGGTGCTGGTAAATCAACGTTACTAAAAACCTTAAGTGGTTTTCATACGCCTACGGAAGGTCACATCGCTATTGATGGTAAAGAAGTGGCGCTGAATTCAACCAATGATGCGCTTGAGCACGGTATTGCCATTATTTATCAAGAGCTCAACTTGGTTCCTGAGCTAACGGTTGCGGAAAATATTTATCTTGGTCAACTACCGACCAAGGGTGGCCGAGTGGATACAGAAACCCTCAACAAGAACGCACGAGTTCAGTTAGAGCGTTTAGGTGAAACATTCGACCCATCTTGCCAACTAAAAGAGTTGTCTATTGGCCAATGGCAGATGGTTGAGATTGCCAAAGCACTGAGCCGAAACGCACAAATTATCGCATTTGATGAACCAACCAGTAGTTTGTCACAGCGCGAAATTAAAAACCTGTTCAAGGTTATCCGAGAACTGCGTGATGCGGGCAAAATCATCATGTACGTATCGCACCGCATGGAAGAGATCTTCGATCTATGTGATGCATTGACTATCTTCAAAGATGGTCAACACGTTCAATCATTTACTGATCTTTCACAGCTGACGAACGATCGTTTAGTTGAACTGATGGTTGGCCGTGAAATTAGTGACATCTTCAACTACCGTCCGCGTGAACACGGTAAGAGTGGTTTACGCCTCGAAAACTTCGAAGGTCCAGGGTTAACCGCACCCGTTTCGCTGGATGTTAAACAAGGTGAAGTCCTCGGTTTGTTTGGCCTGGTGGGTGCAGGTCGTACTGAGCTTACTCGCCTTATTTTCGGCGCAGACAAAAAGACAGCCGGTGACCTTTACTTACACGATGTCAAAATTGGCGTCAGAAACCCACAAGAAGCGATTCGTCACGGCATTACTCTCTGCTCGGAAGACCGCAAAGCAGATGGCATCGTTCCAATCATGTCGGTACAAGAGAATACCAACATCAGTGCTCGCCCTTGGCATTTGAAATTAAAGAGCTTGATTGATTTCGATTGGGAAAAAAACAACGCTGCGAAGCAAAAAGAAGCACTCAATGTAAAAGCTTCTTCGCTGGAGCAACCTATCGGCAAATTGTCTGGCGGTAACCAACAGAAAGTAATCCTTGGTCGTTGGCTATCAACCGCAATGAGCGTGATCTTACTGGACGAACCGACTCGCGGTATCGATGTGGGTGCCAAATCGGAAATTTACGAACTCATTTTTAAGCTGGCAGAGAACGGAGTAACGGTACTCGTTGTTTCCAGCGATTTACCTGAAGTGTTGGGCATCTCTGACCGTGTACTTGTTATGAAAGACGGCGAGGTCACTGGTGAACTACAACGCGACGAATTCAATGAACAAACCGCTCTTCGTCTAGCCATGCTAGATAAAGAAGATTCGGCAGCCGCTTAA
- a CDS encoding arabinose ABC transporter substrate-binding protein, giving the protein MKLKKLLTIAALSGVTMLSASANAFFGSNDDTRLGYLVKQPEEPWFQTEWSFAEKAGKDLGFEVVKMAVPDGEKTLNAIDTLAAQGAKGFVICTPDPKLGPAIMAKAKSYDLKVITVDDQFLNAKGEPMTDVPLVMMAATAIGERQGTELYKEMQKRGWDASATGVMAITADELDTARRRVDGSISALKAAGFPGEQIYRVPTKTNDIPGALDAANSLLVQYPTVKQWLIVGMNDNTVLGGVRATEGQGFGSDNVIGIGINGVDAVNELAKSQPTGFYGSLLPSPDVHGYKSIESLYKWVKEDVQPEKFVEVTDVVLITRDNFKDELAKKGL; this is encoded by the coding sequence ATGAAATTAAAAAAACTACTCACAATCGCTGCCCTATCTGGCGTAACTATGCTTAGTGCTTCGGCCAATGCATTTTTTGGTTCAAATGATGACACCCGACTAGGCTACCTAGTTAAACAACCTGAAGAACCATGGTTCCAAACGGAATGGTCATTTGCTGAAAAAGCCGGTAAAGATTTAGGCTTTGAAGTAGTAAAAATGGCGGTGCCAGATGGCGAAAAAACCCTTAATGCTATCGACACTCTAGCGGCGCAAGGCGCGAAAGGCTTCGTTATCTGCACACCAGACCCTAAATTAGGTCCTGCAATCATGGCGAAAGCAAAAAGCTATGACCTGAAAGTGATTACGGTCGATGACCAGTTCCTAAATGCGAAAGGCGAGCCGATGACAGACGTACCATTGGTTATGATGGCGGCTACTGCTATCGGTGAACGTCAAGGTACTGAGCTGTACAAAGAAATGCAAAAACGTGGTTGGGATGCTTCTGCGACTGGCGTAATGGCTATCACTGCGGATGAGCTTGATACTGCGCGTCGTCGTGTAGATGGTTCAATTTCTGCACTTAAAGCTGCTGGCTTCCCTGGAGAGCAAATCTACCGTGTACCAACCAAAACCAATGACATTCCAGGAGCACTGGACGCAGCGAACTCTCTACTTGTTCAATACCCAACCGTTAAGCAATGGCTAATCGTTGGTATGAACGACAACACAGTATTAGGCGGCGTACGTGCAACAGAAGGTCAGGGCTTCGGTTCAGACAACGTAATCGGTATTGGTATCAACGGTGTTGATGCGGTTAACGAACTTGCGAAATCTCAACCGACTGGTTTCTACGGTTCACTACTACCTAGCCCGGACGTACACGGCTACAAGAGTATCGAGTCTCTATACAAGTGGGTAAAAGAAGACGTTCAACCAGAGAAGTTTGTTGAAGTTACGGACGTTGTGCTTATCACTCGTGACAACTTCAAAGACGAACTAGCGAAAAAAGGGCTGTAA
- a CDS encoding ribulokinase: MDTLNTQQQHVIGLDFGSDSVRALIVNAQTGSEVSSSVVYYPRWMKGLYCQPAQSQFRHHPQDYLDAMTSAIQEVLTTVSPELASSIVGIGVDTTGSTPAPIDENGNILALLPEFENNPNAMFVLWKDHTSVTKADLINELAHSGDFTDYTRYIGGIYSSEWFWAKAAWVSEQDEQVAKNAYSWVELCDWIPAILADAQHPQKLRRGICAAGHKAMWHDSWGGLPDQAFLSAISPTLDGIRDRMFTEVFTSDQAAGYLSKAWAEKLGLPEGIAIAIGEFDCHMGAVGAGAGANDLVKVIGTSTCDILMVEADQVGDRTIHGICGQVEGSAMPELLALEAGQSAFGDMYAWFKNVLMWPLQAYAERNPDFAKTADEIASDLLPMLSQAAEQQGIDKYTPVAMDWLNGRRTPYANQRLKGAISDLNLGSASPAIFSALVESTAHGAKAIVDCFIEQDVKVERVIAIGGIAQKSPFVMQMCADVIGREIIVVESDQCCALGAAIFAAVAAGVYPDTKAAQGVMASPVRQTYSPNPQVQALRAERYATYRQLGQHMEQMAEFHQSQEREDV, translated from the coding sequence ATGGACACATTAAACACACAACAACAGCATGTCATTGGTTTGGACTTCGGTTCAGACTCCGTACGTGCCCTTATCGTAAATGCACAAACAGGCAGTGAAGTCTCTTCGTCTGTCGTCTATTACCCGAGATGGATGAAAGGGCTATATTGTCAGCCTGCTCAATCTCAATTCAGACATCACCCTCAAGACTATTTGGATGCAATGACCAGCGCTATCCAAGAAGTACTAACGACGGTTTCGCCTGAACTCGCCTCTTCCATTGTTGGTATCGGTGTCGATACAACAGGCTCAACACCAGCCCCAATTGATGAAAACGGCAACATCCTGGCATTGCTACCAGAGTTCGAGAACAACCCAAATGCGATGTTTGTACTTTGGAAAGATCACACGTCGGTGACAAAGGCGGATCTGATCAACGAGCTTGCCCACTCAGGTGATTTCACCGATTACACCCGTTACATCGGTGGTATTTATTCATCGGAATGGTTCTGGGCTAAAGCCGCTTGGGTCAGCGAACAAGACGAACAAGTCGCTAAAAACGCCTACAGCTGGGTAGAACTTTGTGACTGGATTCCAGCGATTCTCGCCGACGCTCAGCATCCACAAAAACTGCGTCGTGGTATTTGTGCTGCCGGACATAAAGCCATGTGGCACGACAGCTGGGGCGGCCTGCCTGACCAAGCGTTTTTAAGCGCGATTTCTCCGACACTGGATGGCATCCGCGATCGTATGTTCACGGAAGTATTCACTTCGGATCAAGCCGCTGGTTACCTGTCAAAAGCATGGGCAGAAAAACTGGGCTTGCCAGAAGGCATTGCGATTGCAATTGGCGAATTTGACTGTCACATGGGCGCGGTGGGTGCCGGTGCTGGTGCCAATGATTTGGTTAAAGTGATTGGCACCTCTACGTGTGACATCTTGATGGTTGAAGCCGATCAGGTTGGCGATCGCACCATTCACGGCATTTGTGGTCAGGTTGAAGGTAGTGCGATGCCAGAGTTGCTGGCGCTAGAAGCAGGACAATCTGCATTTGGTGATATGTACGCTTGGTTTAAGAACGTCCTGATGTGGCCACTGCAGGCTTACGCTGAGCGCAATCCAGACTTTGCAAAGACCGCAGACGAAATTGCATCTGATTTATTGCCAATGCTTTCGCAAGCCGCTGAGCAGCAGGGTATCGACAAATACACACCTGTCGCAATGGACTGGCTCAATGGCCGACGCACACCATACGCCAACCAACGACTAAAAGGTGCTATCAGTGATTTGAACCTTGGCAGTGCTTCACCAGCCATCTTCTCTGCATTGGTTGAGTCAACGGCTCACGGTGCCAAAGCGATTGTCGATTGCTTCATCGAGCAAGACGTCAAGGTTGAACGCGTAATTGCCATCGGTGGTATTGCGCAGAAATCCCCGTTCGTGATGCAGATGTGTGCGGATGTGATTGGTCGCGAAATCATAGTGGTTGAATCGGATCAATGTTGTGCATTAGGGGCAGCGATATTTGCGGCAGTCGCAGCTGGTGTTTACCCAGATACCAAAGCCGCACAAGGCGTTATGGCAAGCCCTGTTCGTCAAACTTATTCACCAAACCCACAAGTGCAAGCTTTGCGAGCAGAGCGCTACGCGACGTATCGTCAACTAGGTCAACACATGGAACAAATGGCAGAGTTCCATCAATCTCAGGAGCGTGAAGATGTCTGA
- a CDS encoding L-ribulose-5-phosphate 4-epimerase, with amino-acid sequence MSEQTAWNDVNSFAERMKALRHQVWQANMDLQRHNLVTFTWGNVSGIDRESGLVVIKPSGVEYIELSAENMVVVDLQGEIIEGDLKPSSDTATHLELYRQFPSIGGIVHTHSSYATSWAQAGAAIPAFGTTHADYFYGHIPCARALTQQEIENDYELNTGKVIVETIGATDPMAIPGILVREHAPFTWGTDPHNAVHNAVVVEEVAKMAFRTLSINPSTLPIPQTLLDKHYLRKHGKDAYYGQK; translated from the coding sequence ATGTCTGAACAAACAGCATGGAATGATGTGAATTCATTCGCTGAACGCATGAAAGCCCTTCGCCATCAGGTGTGGCAGGCCAACATGGATCTTCAGCGTCATAACCTCGTGACCTTCACCTGGGGCAATGTTTCAGGCATCGATCGCGAATCCGGTTTAGTGGTGATTAAACCAAGTGGCGTCGAATACATCGAACTCAGTGCGGAAAACATGGTGGTAGTGGATCTGCAAGGCGAAATCATTGAAGGCGATCTTAAACCTTCTTCGGATACCGCGACGCACCTAGAGCTATACCGCCAGTTCCCGTCAATTGGTGGCATCGTGCATACCCACTCGTCTTATGCGACGTCATGGGCGCAAGCAGGCGCGGCGATTCCTGCATTCGGCACCACGCACGCGGATTATTTCTACGGTCATATTCCTTGTGCCCGCGCTTTGACTCAACAAGAGATTGAAAACGATTACGAGCTGAATACCGGTAAAGTCATCGTTGAAACGATTGGCGCAACTGATCCAATGGCGATTCCTGGAATTTTGGTTCGCGAGCACGCGCCATTTACCTGGGGAACCGATCCACATAACGCCGTACATAACGCAGTAGTAGTGGAAGAAGTTGCCAAAATGGCGTTCCGCACCCTGTCTATCAACCCGAGCACGTTACCAATTCCACAGACCTTGCTGGATAAGCACTACTTACGCAAGCACGGTAAAGACGCGTACTACGGACAAAAATAA
- the araA gene encoding L-arabinose isomerase — protein MKDLTNKSVWFITGSQHLYGPKVLEQVAKNSEEIVAGFNQSSDVCVPVVCKETVKSPEEILNVCQQANNDENCLGVVLWMHTFSPAKMWISGLKQLNKPFVHLHTQFSEALPWESIDMNYMNLNQSAHGDREFGFIGTRLGLDRRVIVGHWQKPSVRKQLDHWCRAAIGWHESHTLRVARFGDNMRQVAVTEGNKVSAQIEFGFEVHAYGLGELTEVVNKVEDSAINALLEEYRATYRIAPEIFETPEQLEILKNEARLELGMETFLQERGCMAFVNTFENLTGLTNLPGLATQRLMEKGYGYGGEGDWKTAALTRIIKTMGQGLPGGTSFMEDYTYNLTGEGQVLGAHMLEVCPTIAADKPSIEIHRHTIGKTDDVARAIFSAKSGPALVATLIDLGNRFRLLVNEIDTVTPPSDLPNLPVAHALWEPQPNLEVSAASWIHAGGAHHSVYTQNVTLDMLEDFAEFTGIELVVIDKNTTILDFKTELKHNSLFYRFSSGI, from the coding sequence ATGAAAGATTTAACAAACAAATCTGTATGGTTTATCACCGGTTCACAGCACCTATACGGTCCTAAAGTATTGGAGCAAGTGGCAAAGAACAGCGAAGAGATCGTGGCTGGTTTCAACCAGAGCAGCGATGTGTGCGTGCCTGTTGTATGTAAAGAAACAGTGAAGTCGCCAGAGGAAATCCTGAACGTTTGCCAACAAGCAAACAACGATGAAAACTGTCTGGGTGTGGTGCTATGGATGCACACTTTCTCGCCAGCTAAAATGTGGATTTCAGGTCTTAAGCAACTAAACAAACCATTTGTTCATCTGCACACCCAATTCAGCGAAGCGCTTCCTTGGGAAAGCATCGACATGAACTATATGAACCTCAACCAAAGTGCGCACGGTGACCGAGAATTTGGCTTTATTGGTACGCGCCTTGGCTTGGACCGCCGCGTTATCGTTGGTCACTGGCAAAAACCTTCTGTACGTAAGCAACTCGACCACTGGTGCCGCGCGGCAATTGGTTGGCACGAAAGCCACACGCTACGTGTCGCTCGTTTTGGTGACAATATGCGCCAGGTAGCGGTAACTGAAGGTAACAAGGTTAGCGCACAAATCGAGTTTGGCTTTGAAGTACACGCTTACGGTTTAGGGGAGCTAACTGAAGTCGTGAACAAAGTCGAAGACAGCGCGATCAACGCCCTGTTGGAAGAGTACCGCGCAACGTACCGAATCGCTCCGGAGATTTTTGAAACGCCAGAACAGCTAGAAATCCTTAAGAACGAAGCGCGTCTTGAACTTGGTATGGAAACCTTCCTGCAAGAGCGCGGCTGCATGGCATTTGTAAACACGTTTGAAAACCTGACAGGCTTAACTAACCTGCCTGGTTTGGCAACGCAACGCTTAATGGAAAAAGGCTATGGTTACGGCGGTGAAGGCGACTGGAAAACTGCCGCGCTGACACGCATCATCAAAACTATGGGTCAAGGTCTACCGGGCGGCACGTCTTTCATGGAAGACTACACCTACAACTTAACGGGTGAAGGCCAGGTGCTTGGCGCGCACATGTTGGAAGTATGCCCGACTATCGCCGCTGACAAACCATCGATTGAGATTCATCGCCATACTATCGGTAAAACTGACGATGTCGCACGTGCGATCTTCAGCGCGAAATCCGGCCCGGCACTCGTTGCAACCCTGATTGATTTGGGTAACCGCTTCCGCTTGTTGGTGAATGAAATTGATACCGTAACACCGCCATCAGATCTACCAAACTTACCTGTGGCACACGCACTGTGGGAGCCTCAGCCAAACCTGGAAGTATCTGCAGCTTCATGGATTCATGCGGGCGGCGCGCACCACAGCGTATACACGCAAAACGTCACTTTAGATATGCTAGAAGACTTCGCTGAGTTTACTGGTATCGAACTGGTTGTGATTGACAAGAACACCACCATCCTTGACTTCAAAACAGAGCTGAAACACAACAGTCTGTTCTACCGTTTTAGCAGCGGTATCTAA
- the araC gene encoding arabinose operon transcriptional regulator AraC, with protein MQNDPLKPGYDFNAHLVAGLTPISKGNDLDFVIDRPHGMKGFIINLTVKGQGTVFHGDESFTVNEGDLLLFPTGVPHYYHRSEEAEDWHHRWIYFRPRAYWINRLKWESCINGVFITKGVEIDAQEKLDLLFKQIEDLSKKDEPYSDELTLNLLEQLLIRCKMNQPNLIKKLVDPRITNVLNYMAKHLNEDFSNEKLADLVCLSPSRLGHLFRDEVGMTIIQWRDDQRISRAKQLLVTSNYSINQISRLIGYSDPLYFSRVFKNKAGLSPKLYREKVM; from the coding sequence ATGCAAAACGATCCCTTGAAACCTGGATATGACTTCAATGCTCATTTAGTTGCGGGCTTAACGCCAATCTCCAAAGGCAACGATCTAGACTTTGTTATTGACCGTCCACATGGGATGAAGGGCTTTATCATCAATTTGACGGTCAAAGGCCAAGGTACCGTGTTCCACGGTGATGAATCCTTTACGGTTAACGAAGGCGATTTATTACTTTTTCCTACGGGTGTACCGCACTATTATCACCGCTCAGAAGAGGCGGAAGACTGGCACCACCGTTGGATCTATTTTCGCCCTCGCGCCTACTGGATAAACCGTCTTAAGTGGGAAAGTTGCATCAACGGCGTGTTTATCACCAAAGGTGTCGAGATCGACGCCCAGGAAAAGCTCGATCTGTTGTTTAAGCAGATTGAAGACCTGAGTAAAAAGGACGAGCCATACAGCGATGAATTGACGCTCAATTTGCTAGAGCAGCTATTGATACGCTGTAAAATGAACCAGCCGAACCTTATCAAGAAACTCGTTGATCCAAGAATCACCAACGTGTTGAATTACATGGCCAAGCACCTCAATGAAGATTTTAGCAACGAAAAATTAGCCGATCTTGTGTGTTTGTCGCCCTCCAGATTGGGGCATTTATTCCGCGACGAAGTTGGGATGACGATCATCCAGTGGCGTGATGACCAACGAATCAGCCGAGCGAAACAGTTGCTGGTGACATCGAACTATTCCATCAACCAAATTTCTCGCTTGATTGGCTATTCGGACCCACTCTATTTTTCGCGCGTATTTAAGAACAAAGCTGGGCTAAGCCCGAAACTCTATCGTGAGAAAGTGATGTAA